The sequence CCCTCGTGCTCGCGCGGGCGCACGCGCGCGGCGGCGATGCGGCGGCGATCTCCGGCTACGTCGGCGGCGGGCGCGGTTTCGCGGCCGCCCTGGCGACGTTCGCCTCCGCGTACGCGGACCGCACCGAGGCCGACCACGCGGCGCTCCTCGCCGCGGTCGAGTCCGGCCGTCTCGAGTCGCAGATCGCATAGCCGTTCCGCCGGGCGGAGCGAGCCCAGCGGCATCGACCGACGTCACCGCGGCGACGCGGCGACGCGGCGACGCGGCGACGCGGCGACGCGGCGACACGACCGCCGGCGCACGACCGCCGGCTTACGCCCCGGCTGCGTCCTCGGGGTGCCGCCGCCCACGCCGCTCGGCCTTGGCCGCGGCATCCTCGGCGTCCATGACGCGTCTCGCCTGGTTCAGGTCGCCGAGCGCGGGCCTGATCCACGCGTTCGCCGGATTCGAGTCGACGAGCAGCATGCGCACCAGCAATGTCAACGGGATCGCGAGGATCGCCCCGATCGGGCCGAGCACCACGGCCCAGAACAGCACCGAGAAGAACGTCAGCGACTGGCTCAGCGCGACCGCGTTGCCGACCACCCGCGGCTGGATGATCGACTGGATGATCCCGTTCACGAGGCCGTAGACCACGATCACGGCGATCACCAGCGGCCAGCCGCCGACGAGCGCGGCGAACACGATGGGGGGCACGATCGCGATGAAGTACCCGATGTTCGGGATGAAGCTGCAGATGAACGCGAGCAGCCCCCAGAGCGCGGCGCCCGGCACGCCCAGGATCACCAACGCGATCCAGTTCACGAGTCCCTGCGCGGCGCCGAGCACGGTGGTCACCACCATGTAGCGGCGCACCCCGAACGTGTAGCCGACGGATGCCTCGGCGAGGAGTGGCTTCCGCGTCCTGAGGTCGCGCGTGAGCGTCTTCGCGTACGACGCGTCCATCGCCATCAGGATCAGCATGGTGACGAGGATCACGACCCCGCTCAGCAGGCTCGCCGCGCTGCCCAGCACGCCACCGAGCACGCCCGCGATCGCGCCGGGATCGAGGCCCGACACGATGCTCTGCACCTGCGCCTGCCCGAACCCGATGCTCGCGAGCCACTCGCCGAAGCCGTCGACCCAGGACTGCAGCTGATCCGTGTACTGCGGCAGCAGCGCCGCGAACTGCCCGAACGACACGACCAGCGCCCCCGCGAACGCGCCGAGCAGCAGCACGACCGCGAGGATCACCGCGACACTCGCGACCCCCCGCGGGACGCCGTGTCGTTCGAGCCACGACCGGATCGGATAGACGCAGATCGTGAGCACGAGCGCGAAGAACGACAGCGCGAAGATCGTGCCGATCGCCGCCAGCCCGAACGCGGCGACGGTCGCGCCCCCGAGCCCGAGCAGGATGAACGCCGTGCGGTGCGGCGGCGGCGGCGCCTCAGCAGCGGCGACCGGATCGCCGGGCGGCTGCGGCGCGCGCTGACTCTCGGGGGACGGGGGCTTCTTCCGGTTCCACCACATCTCGACTCCTCTCGAGAGTCACCGCAGCAGGCCGCAGTTCGGCTGATGCCGATGATGGCGCAACTCCGCGCCCGCCGCCATCACCGAACGCCCGGTGCAGCACGGCTCAGAAGCTCCCGATCCCCTTTCCGATGACGACGACGCCGATCACGAGCAGCAGCACGGCCATCACGGTGGCGTTGTTGTGCACGAGCCACGCCCGCAGCGCCTCGAGCGGCCCCGCCATGCGGGCCGAGGCGACCAGGTAGGCGATCACGGGCCCCGCGACCGAGATCGCGGCGACCACGGTGAACACGAGGATGGCGACGGCGGATGCTCCGGCGTCGAGCCCGGCCGTCCCGATCACGACCCCGGCCGCGGCGGCCATGAGCAGGTTCTTCGGATTCACCGCCGAGAGGAGGAAGCCGAGGACGAGCCCGCGCACCGCCGTCATGCCGTCGATCGCCGCCATCCACTTCGGCAGCGCCGCCTCCTCGCCGGCCTTCGGCCGCGAGCGCCACTGGCGCGCCGCCAGGAGCAGGAGCAGCACCCCGAGCACCAGCTTGATCGTGCCGGCGATGGGCTTCGAGGCATCCGGATCCTGTTCGGGGATGATCGCGGACAGCAGTGTGAACACGACCACCGCGACCACGATGCCGAGCACCCAGCCTGCGAGGAACCCGACGCTCGTGCCCTTCGCCTTCGGCGAGAGCAGCATGAGGATCGCAGCGATGATCGGGATCGGGCTGATCGCGATGCCGATGGCGAGGGGCAGGATGTCGCCGACGACCCCGTTCACGCGTGCCGCACGATCTCGGGCAGCCGCCATGACCCGTCGAACCACGGTTCGAGCGGGCCGTAGAGACGCAGGATCGGGAACCAGGACTTCCCGGGCGCGGTCTCGATCCAGTTCGTCTCGCGCCCTGCGGGCGCCGAGGGCCCGAACCAGAGCACGTGGCTGCCGTCCGGCTCGGGCACGAGCGAGCCGCTGAGGCTCGACAGTGCGGGGTACGGTGTCGACGGCACCTGCAGCAGCGACCTGGTCTGGGTGTCGTACAGGTCGATCGCCCAGAAGTTCTTCGCAGGCGGGTCGGCCGGGATCGTGAGCGAATAGGTCTCGCCGCCGTCGAGCACGTGCCCATCGGCATCCTCGGCCGTGTAGGCGTACGCGGACCCTGCGCCGACCTGCGCGTGCGCCATCGCGGGCGTGATCACGGTCGCGAAGTAGTGGAACTGGGTGCGCGCGTCGAGCAGCCTCGCCCCCTCGTGCACGAACTCGTAGCTGCCGCCGACGAAGGCGTTCTTCCAGGAATTGCCCGGCCAGTAATAGGCGAGCGGGTCGCGCGGCGTGTAGACGAGTGCGCGCGAGATCGCGGCGCCGAGCTTCGCGGCGTCGTCCAGGATGCTCCGGCGGCGCTCGTCCGGCGCGAACCGTCGCCCGTGCGCGATGCCGAGCGCGGCGAGCTGGCCGGCCAGCTCGACGTCGAGCGAGCCCACCGGTTCCTCCTGGATCAGCTCGTCGATCTCGAGGAAGAAGTCGAAATCGTTCGAGTGCACGGTGTTCTGCGGCACGTCGGCGATGTTCAGGTACGTGTTCTCGCGTGGGGCATCCGCCTCGTGCAGCGGGTAGATGCGCGTCTGCTTCATCGCCGGCACGCCGCCGAGTGTGCGCAGCACGACCCAGTTCGTGAAGGTCGGCGTGCGGTACGTGAAATACCCGTCGGGCACGTCGCCGTCGTATCCCGGCGGCAGGAACAGGTACTTCCCGCCGGCCCCGCGATCGGGGCCGGGGATGCCCATGTCGGCGACGTACCGGAACCAGAAGTCGTCGACGACGCACAGCGACTGCGGCGGCGCCTCGATGACGGTCGGCCCCCACGCCTTCAGGTCGAGGAAGGTCGTGCCGTACGTCGTCTCGGTGTTCGGGGTGAGGTACAGGCTGGCCGAGTTCGCACGCGGGTCGGTGTATCCGATGATCTCGGGCGAGACGACGCCCGCGCTGCGCAGACCCCGCCGCATCGCGACGAGCGATGCGCCCGGCATGGCGTTCAGGAACGCCTGGGCGCCGCGCATCAGGTCGAGTGCGTCGTACATGGTCTCGACGGAGGCGGCGCGCGGCACGCCGTCGAAGAGCTCGAGCTCGCCGAACGGCGTCATCAGGCGGTCGGGCGTGCTCACCCTCGCGATCGCCTGCTCCATCGCTTCTGCGCTGATTCCGGCGCCGGGCGTTCCTTCGTTGACCAATTGCTGGCTCCTTCGGTGGGGGCTGGGGTGGTGGGCTGGGGGCTGGGGCTGGGCCGGGCGCGGCTCAGTCCGCCGATGGTCGCGCCGCCGGGGGCGCCGAGGCAGCCGGCGGGATGATCCGGAACTCCGGCGCGCGAGACACCAGCAGCCAGGCGGGCAGCACGATGACGCAGAACCACGGCAGCAGCGCGAGGTCGCCGGTCACCGCTGCGGCGAGGAAGAGCGCCATCCAGCCGTCGCGCGTGACGACCAGCAGGATGCCGATGAGCCCGCACCCGATCGCGAGCGCGAGCGGGAAGCCCGGGATGAGCGCGTGCGCGAGCATGCCGAGCGCCACTCCGATGAACGCCGACGGGAATACCCGGCCGCCGCGGAACATGGCGCTCGCGGCCACGAGCAGCGCGACGATCTTGATCGCCGCGATGAGTGCGAGGTCGCCCGCCGACTCCTGGCCGACGTTCTGGATGAGCTCGCCCATCTGGCTGAGCCCCTTGAACATCGTGATCGGCCCACCGAGCATGCCGAGCACGCCGAGCACCAGGCCGCCGAGGGTCGGCACCACGATCGGGTTCCGCAGCGCGTGGAACGCGCGGTAGACCCGCGGGAACAGCCAGTTCGCACCGAGACCGATCGCGGCACACACGCACGCGACCACGATGCCGATGAGGAAGTCGACCGGTTCGACCGTGTCCTGCGGCACCGTGAACGCCAGCGGCGGCGTGCCCAGCAGATGCATGGTCACCGATCCCGCTGCCGCCGCCGCGAGCGGCAGGAACAGCTTGTCCCAGAGCGCCCCGCCCCCGCGGATCGCCGCGAGCGTGCCCGTGAACAGCAGCGCCGCGCCGACCGGGGTTCCGAACAGTGCCCCGATCGTGCCCGCCGCGGCCATCAGCATCGCGAGCTTCGGCGACACCGCCGGCATGAACCGCGTCAGCACGAACACGGTGAGCGTGACATTGATCGCGATGATCGGGTTCTCGGGTCCGAGGCTCACGCCCCCGGCGAGCCCGAGCAGCAGCACGACCGCGAGGCCGGGCAGCGTCTTCAAGGGAAGCGGCGGCTCCATGAGCTCGGTCGTGGCCGAGTCGGGTCCGCCGTGGCCGGGCAGGAACCGGAGGCAGAGCCCGACGGCGAAGCCGGTCACGGTGAGCACGAGCAGGATCCACCAGCCGGAGGCGTCGACACCGAGGGCGTCGGGCACCGTCGTCCAGATGACGTCGGACATGGCCTCGGACACGCGGTCCACGACCCAGAGCACCAATGCCGTGACCACGCCGACGAGGATCGCGGGCACCGAGAGCACGAGCAGCTGCCGCGGCGTCGGCGAGGGCAGCTCGGGTCGTTCCTCCGGATCCCCGCGCGGGGCCGGCTCCGGCGACGGGTCTGGCTGGGTCACGACACCTCCGTCCCGGGCCGCGGCCCCGTCCACTTCCGCCCACCCTATTGCCGAGGTGACGGGCGCTGACAACAGGTCGGGCACGTTCCTGAGAAATTCATGACAATCAGCCGGGCTGAGCGCTATGGTGCACCCAAGGGCACTCCCTCAGCGTGCCCAACAACCGAAGAAAGGCCAGCCATGAACTTCTGGAACAGCTTCTGGGACATCATCTGGTGGACGATCTGGATCTTCGCGTTCGTCGCCTATCTCTGGGCGGTCATCGCGATCATCAGCGACCTGTTCCGTGACCACAAGCTCAATGGCTGGTGGAAGGCCGTCTGGATCATCTTCCTGATCTTCGCCCCGTTCATCACCGCGCTCGTGTACCTCATCGCCCGCGGCCGCGGCATGGCCGAGCGCGCCCAGCGCGATGCCACCGAGGCACGTCAGGCCACCGACGAGTACATCCGCCAGACGGTGGGCACGGCGGCGAGCCCGTCCGACGAGATCGCCAAGGCCAAGGGGCTGCTCGACGCTGGCACGATCAACCAGCAGGAGTACGACCTGCTGAAGGCCAAAGCACTCGCCCACTCCACCAACAGCACCAACGTGCAGGTCTAGTCACGATCCGCGCACACCGATCGGATGCCTCGGGCTACACGCCCGAGGCATCCGTCTGTGTCGAGGCATCCGGCTGGGTCGCGGCATCCGGCTGGGTCGCGGTGCGCATGACGCCCGCACTCCGCAGGAACAGGATGATCCAGGCGAAGATGAGCACCGCCGCGACCAGCTCGACCGCCGTGAGGTTGTAGTACCCGGTCGCGAAGAATACCGCGAGCAGCACGATCACGCCGACGAACACGTACCCGAGCAGCACGAACACGCGCGGCATCGACGGCGCCCAGCGCGGCAGCGCGAACACCAGCACCGCGAACACCACCGCCATGCCGGTCGCGACCGAGTTGTGCAGCCAGAAGAAGTCGCTGACCGGGAAGATCCCGACGCACGCGAGGAACACGCCGATCAGCACGAACGCGATGCGCACCCGCGTGCGGCGACCGACCTCGAGCGGCGTCGACGCCGGCAGTGCGGCCGTGCCGTACCGCGCGATGGTCGTGACGATCGCGCCCGCGATGATGAGCGTGAGGTTGAACGCGAGCGAGGACACATCGTTCGTGATGCCGAGCGCCGACAGGTTCTTCTGCCACCACAGCGGGTCGCTCGAGCTCAGCATGCTCGCGAACGCGCCGACCACGAGGAACACGGCGAGCACGAGCGAGAGCAGCATCGGCGTGAGCCGTGCGGACGACAGGAACACCGCATACATCGTGACCGCCGCGGCCACCCCCGACAGCAGCGCGCCCGGGAACGCATAGACCTCCGCGCCGATGAAGCTCTGCTCGAGCACCGCACCGACGCCCGTCCAGCCGAGCAGCACGATCACCGCGTGCGCCAACGCGAGGGCGATCAGGTCGAACCAGTGCAGGCGCGCACCCGCGACCGACAGGCCCGGCCCGATCTCGGCGCGCAGCGCCGGCGACGGCGCCCGCAGCACCAGTCGGCCGAACACGAACGCGGCGATCGCGATCAGCGCCGACGTGACCGCGACGAACTCGGCGAGCGAGCCGGAGCCCGAGATCGGCAGCTCCCGGTTCCAGAAGACGACCCAGGCGACCAGGCCGACCACGACGAAGGCGACGGCGCCGAGCAGCAGCGCCGCGGACTCGAGCGATTCGGCGGTCCCACCGGGGTCGCGGAGCACGCGCCTGAGCGGCTCGGCACGTTCGGTTGTTCGCTGCGGCGCCGCGGTGCCGCTCGTGCGCGGGTTCGCCTGTGACATCCGTCCACCCATCCCTCAGGCGGCCAGATGCCGCGATGGGCACCAGCCTGCCAGTCAGGACTCCGTCGGGTCGAGCACCTCGAGCATCGAGCCCTGCACGAAGCCGGCCCATTCGTACGCCGCGCGCAGGTAGTCGTCGCGCTGCTCGTCCTGCTCGGGCGTGCCCTCTTCGCCGATGCCGACCCGCTCGGCGAGGATCAGCCGCAGATCGGTGAGGAACGTGAGCCAGCCCCACGCCTGCACCTGATCGAGCTCGATCTCGACAAGTCGCTCGCCCTCGCCGACCGAGGTCGCGTCGCGCACCGACTGCGCCGCCTGCCGTTTGCCGTCGACGAGGCTGCCCCGTGTGTAGCGCGCGAACTCGCGCGCGGCGTCGAGGTCGTCGGGGTACGCATTCGGCAGCAGCCGGTCGAGCGCCGGGTCGTCCTCGGAGCCGAGCAACAGGACCGAGTCCACCTGGTCGGCGAGCTCGGAGAGCAGCATGGCCTCTTCGGCCTCGAGCACGAGACGGACCCCGTCGGTCCCGTTGCGGCCGGCGACGATCACGGGTCCACCTTCGACAGCGACGCCTGCAACCCGTAGCCGTGCATCGCCTGCACGTGCCGCTCCATCGCCTCGCGATTGCCGGTCGCGACGACCGCCCGGCCCTCGTGGTGGACGAGCAGCATCAGACGCTCGGCCTCCTCGCGCGAGTAGCCGAAGTAGCTGCGGAAGACGTAGGTGACATAGGTCATCAGGTTGATCGGGTCGTCCCACACGATGGTGCGCCACGCACGCTCGACGACCGACTCGACCCCGAGGTCGAGCCCCTCGTCGAGTTCGGTGCGTTCAAGCGTGTCCGTCACTCACCCAGCCTGACACGATCGGCAGACGCCTGCATCCCCTCACGGGGCACTTGACGGCCGCCGTCGAGCGGCCCTCGCAATCGCCACCGGGTGTCCGCGTCGTCTGCCGACCTGGAGCGCACGCTCCGGCCTGCCACCGTGGCACGATTCGCGTCGCGCGGCGCCGTGTCGTGCGGCCCCCCGCGTTCAGCGGGTGGAGACGGTGACGGTGAACTTCGGGTTGCGCGCGACCTGCCGGGTCGGGCCGACGAGGCGCTCGAGCGCCGGCCGATAGCGCAGGTGCGAGTTCCACACGGCGACGAGGCGCCCGCCCGGCGCGAGCGCGCGGCCGGCGTCGGCGAACAGGCGCTCGGCCAGCGCCGTCGTGACGGCGGCGCCGGCGTGGAAGGGCGGGTTCAGCACCACGAGATCGACGGATGCCTCGTCGGCGAACTCGAGGCCGTCGGCACGGACGACCGTGATGCGGTCGCCGAGACCGTTCGCGGCCGAGGTCTGCGCGGCGCTCGCGACCGCGGCGGCGGACTGGTCGGCGGCGACGACCCGGGCGTCGGGGAAGCGTCGTGCGAGCGCGACCGCGACGATGCCCGTGCCGCAGGCGAGGTCGACGACGGTACGGCTCACGGGCGCGGCGGGATCGGGCGCGGCGAGGCCAGGCGCGGTAGGGCCAGACTCGGCGAGGCCAGGCTCGACGAGGCCAGGCGCGGCGAGGCCAGGCGCGGCGAGGCCAGACGCGGCGAGGCCAGACGCGGCGAGGCCAGACGCGGCGGGGCCGGGCGCGGCGGGGCCGGCGGCGAGCGCCGGGTCGAGCTGGTCCAGGAGGAAGCGTGTGCCGATGTCGACCGTCGCGCCCGCGAACACGCCGCCGTGAGCGACGACCTCGAGATCGAGCGCGGCGTCACGGGCTCGGCGCGGCCAGCCCCGCACCCTCGCCCCGACCTGCTCGCCTGCCGTGGCGGGCGCACCCGGCGCGGGCGCGGGCGCGGCCATCAGCTCGCGCGCGATCAGCACGCGCGACTTCTGCCGCGCATGGGTGACGTCGAGCCGCGCGAAGCGCCGGCGCAACACGTCGTTCATCGCGGTGGACATGTGCTTGAGCCGGCCGCCCGCGACCACGACGACGTCGGGCGCCGCGTGATCTGCGATCAGCGCGGTGAGCTCGTCGAGCGCGTCGAGCGATCGCGGGAGCCTGAGCAGCACGACCCGCGCGTCTCGAACGAGCTCGGGAGTCGCGGGCTGCACGCTGATGGCGCCTGCGAGGCCCAACCGCCGTGCGTTGGCAAGGATCGCCCGCTCGCCGAGCACCGCATCCTGATGCACGCGCACCCCGGTGACGCCGAGGTCGGCCGCGACGCTCAGCGCGAGCGCGCCATGCGTATCGCCGATCACCACGACGCCGGACGCACCGCCGGGGGAATGCGCGAGGATCGGCTGCGCCTCGTCGAGGATCAGCCGGTCGGCGGCATCCGACGCCTCGAGCCCCGGCCCTTCGACGTCAGGCGCCCGGCGCAGGAGCGTGAGATCCATCTCGGCAGACTACCGACTCCGTCGAGTGCGCCGGTTCCGGGCAGCTCACCGGCGATCTCCGCGTGCGGTCTCGCGGGATGGCTCCTTCTGAAAAAGTTCCGCCATGGACTTGCGTTGTGATATATCGATATGCCATACTCGATTCACCGGGGAAAGCACGAACCGGGCTGGAAGGTGTTCCCCGCACGCGCCAGCCCAACACCGCTCACCAGAGCGGTACCCGGGGACCACACACGGACCTGGGCTGGAAGGTGTTCCCCGCACGCGCCAGCCCAACACCCCCGCCGGGCGATCCCGCCGGCGGCAGCGCATCGGGCGCCAGGCAACCCAATACCGGCCTGGCGTCCGAGCGCTGCCAACACCGCCCCGCGCGTCATGCACCCCGCAATTGCTCATCGAACGGTCGCAGATGGCGGGTGTGTCCGCCGAGCACTCGCCATCTGCGACCGTTCGACGCCCGCAACCGGCGATGGAGACCTCAAGCCGCGTTTGCTAGCCTCGGCACCGCATGCGTCAGCACAGAAGGACGAACACCGGGGAACGACGCGCCGCACGCACCCGCGAGGCGGCGACGTTCGGTGTACCCGCAAAGCGGGCCGGAATCAGCCCCCGCCGACGGCTCCGTCGGGCCGGCGGAGTGCTCGCGGCATCCGCGATCTTCGCGCTCGTCGGCACGGTCGCTCTGGCGCCGTTGCACACGACGGCGCCCAGCGGCCCGGCGTTCGCCGAGGCATCCGCCGCCGAGGCGAACCGCGACGCCGTGCAGCGCGTGACGATCGCGGGCGCCGCGAAGCAGCAGGCCGTCTCGCGCGAGTCGTACACCGCGTCCACCGGGCCCGAGACGCTCGTGCTCGGCGGCACCAACCACGACTGGGCCAAGCTCGTGCTCGTGGAGGGCGGGTTCCCCATCACTGACGCGAACGTCGCGGTCATCACGGAGTGGATGCGCGAGGAGAACGGCCCCGACAACTGGTGGAACCGGAACAACCCGCTCAACAACGGCAACGGATCGGGCGGCGGCTCGGGGCTCGGCAGCTACGAGACGCTGCAGGTCGGCGCCGTCTACGCCGCCGACAGCCTGCGCCGGCTCTCGTTCTACGACGCGATCGAGGCCGGACTGGACGCCGGAACCGACGCCGGCGCCACGGCCGCCGCGATCTGGGCCTCGCCCTGGGCGACCAGCCACTACGGCAACGGCGCACACTGGACGACGTCGCCCGTGCCGGTCGTCGAGGCCCCGGCCGCGGCCTGGGGTCGCTGAACGACCGGACGCCCCCTTATTCGCGCTCGAGCGGACGCCAGACGACGACCGCGGTCTCGCGCCGCACGCGCGTGCCGCCCTTGATCGTGATGATCTCGCCCGCGCTGCCAGCGGCGAACACCCGACGGCCGGGCCGGTTCAGCATCTCGTCGGCGAGCGCGGCCTCGAGCTCGCCGACGCGGCGGCGCAGCCCGATCACCTCGTCCTCCAGCTCGAGCACCCTCCGGATGCCCTCGAGGCTCACGCCCTCGGCCGAGAGCTGCGCGATCTCGCGCAACTGGGTGACGTCGCGCATCGAATAGCGACGCGACTTGCCGGCGGTGCGGGTGGGCGAGACGAGTCCGAGACGGTCGTACTGCCGCAGCGTCTGCGGATGCATCCCGGCGAGCTCGGCCGCGACCGAGATCACGAAGAGCGGACTGGTCTCGTTCATGCTGCGCTAGGCCTTCGCGCGCGCGATGAGATCGTCGCGCGGGTTCTCACGGGGCAGCTCGGCGAGGAACGCCTCGAGCTTCTCGCTCGCCTCCTTGCCGAGATGCGACGGCACCGCGACCTGGACCTCGGCGAGCAGGTCGCCCGTGCCCTTCTTCGTCTCGACGCCGCGACCCTTCACCCGCAGCACACGCCCGCTGGGGGTGCCGGGAGCGACCTTGAGCTTCACGGGGTCGCCGCCGAGCGTCGGCACCTCGATCGTGGCGCCGAGGGTGGCCTCGCCGAACGTGATCGGCACCTTCACCCGCAGGTTCAGGCCGTCGCGCTCGAAGACGGGGTGCTTTCGCACGTTGACGGTGAGGATGAGGTCGCCGGCCTCGCCGCCGTCGGGCGACGGCTGGCCCTTGCCCCGGAGCCTGATCTTCTGACCGTCGGCCACGCCCGCGGGAATGCGCACCGTGATCGGCTTGCCGTCTGAGGCCTGCAGGGTGATCTGCTCGCCCTTGGTGGCGGTGATGAAGTCGAGCGTGGTGCTCGCGGTGAAGTCGCGGCCCTTGGTCGGGCCGCCGAATCCCCGGTAGCCCCCGCTCGTCTGCCCGAACCGGCCGCCGCCGAACAGGTTGCCGAGCAGGTCGTCGTACTCGCCGCCGCCCTGTTGGAACGTGTACCCGCGGCCGCCGCCGGGCTGACCGCCGCCGAACATGCCACCGAACACGTCGTCGAAGCCGCCGGCCCCCGGGCCGCCGGGCGCCGTGAATCGCGCGCCGGACCCCATCGCCCGCACGGCGTCGTACTCTTTGCGCTGCTCGGTGTCGGAGAGCACCGAGTAGGCCTCGCTGATCTCTTTGAACTTCGCCTCGGATGCGGCGTCACCCGGGTTGGAGTCGGGGTGATGTTGCCGGGCGAGCTTGCGGTACGTCTTCTTGATCTCCGCCTCGCTGGCGTCTTTGCCGACCCCGAGGGTCGCGTAGAAGTCTTTGTCGAACCAGTCCTGACTGGCCATTCGGCACCTCCTCTCTGATGAAACGTCCGGGTGGTCGGGAAGCGCGAACCGCTCCCCGACCACCGAAGGGTGACTGGCGTTACGCGGGCGTCTTGACGACGACCTTGGCGGGGCGCAGCAGCGTCGAGCCGAGCAGGTACCCCGTCTCCACGACGTCGGCGACGGTGTCGACCTCGACGTCGGGTGACGGCTGCTGGAAGATCGCCTCGTGCTGCGTCGGGTCGAACGGCTCACCCGGCGTGCCGAACGGCTTCAGCCCGAGCTTCTCGACGGCGCCGCGCAGCTTCGCCGCGATCGTCGCGAAGGGCGCGTCGCCCTCGAGGTCGCCGTGCTTCTCGGCCCGGTCGAGGTCGTCGAGCACCGGAAGCAGCACGGCCACA is a genomic window of Agromyces protaetiae containing:
- a CDS encoding AI-2E family transporter → MWWNRKKPPSPESQRAPQPPGDPVAAAEAPPPPHRTAFILLGLGGATVAAFGLAAIGTIFALSFFALVLTICVYPIRSWLERHGVPRGVASVAVILAVVLLLGAFAGALVVSFGQFAALLPQYTDQLQSWVDGFGEWLASIGFGQAQVQSIVSGLDPGAIAGVLGGVLGSAASLLSGVVILVTMLILMAMDASYAKTLTRDLRTRKPLLAEASVGYTFGVRRYMVVTTVLGAAQGLVNWIALVILGVPGAALWGLLAFICSFIPNIGYFIAIVPPIVFAALVGGWPLVIAVIVVYGLVNGIIQSIIQPRVVGNAVALSQSLTFFSVLFWAVVLGPIGAILAIPLTLLVRMLLVDSNPANAWIRPALGDLNQARRVMDAEDAAAKAERRGRRHPEDAAGA
- a CDS encoding GAP family protein yields the protein MNGVVGDILPLAIGIAISPIPIIAAILMLLSPKAKGTSVGFLAGWVLGIVVAVVVFTLLSAIIPEQDPDASKPIAGTIKLVLGVLLLLLAARQWRSRPKAGEEAALPKWMAAIDGMTAVRGLVLGFLLSAVNPKNLLMAAAAGVVIGTAGLDAGASAVAILVFTVVAAISVAGPVIAYLVASARMAGPLEALRAWLVHNNATVMAVLLLVIGVVVIGKGIGSF
- a CDS encoding DUF1254 domain-containing protein; this translates as MVNEGTPGAGISAEAMEQAIARVSTPDRLMTPFGELELFDGVPRAASVETMYDALDLMRGAQAFLNAMPGASLVAMRRGLRSAGVVSPEIIGYTDPRANSASLYLTPNTETTYGTTFLDLKAWGPTVIEAPPQSLCVVDDFWFRYVADMGIPGPDRGAGGKYLFLPPGYDGDVPDGYFTYRTPTFTNWVVLRTLGGVPAMKQTRIYPLHEADAPRENTYLNIADVPQNTVHSNDFDFFLEIDELIQEEPVGSLDVELAGQLAALGIAHGRRFAPDERRRSILDDAAKLGAAISRALVYTPRDPLAYYWPGNSWKNAFVGGSYEFVHEGARLLDARTQFHYFATVITPAMAHAQVGAGSAYAYTAEDADGHVLDGGETYSLTIPADPPAKNFWAIDLYDTQTRSLLQVPSTPYPALSSLSGSLVPEPDGSHVLWFGPSAPAGRETNWIETAPGKSWFPILRLYGPLEPWFDGSWRLPEIVRHA
- a CDS encoding ion channel protein, with protein sequence MTQPDPSPEPAPRGDPEERPELPSPTPRQLLVLSVPAILVGVVTALVLWVVDRVSEAMSDVIWTTVPDALGVDASGWWILLVLTVTGFAVGLCLRFLPGHGGPDSATTELMEPPLPLKTLPGLAVVLLLGLAGGVSLGPENPIIAINVTLTVFVLTRFMPAVSPKLAMLMAAAGTIGALFGTPVGAALLFTGTLAAIRGGGALWDKLFLPLAAAAAGSVTMHLLGTPPLAFTVPQDTVEPVDFLIGIVVACVCAAIGLGANWLFPRVYRAFHALRNPIVVPTLGGLVLGVLGMLGGPITMFKGLSQMGELIQNVGQESAGDLALIAAIKIVALLVAASAMFRGGRVFPSAFIGVALGMLAHALIPGFPLALAIGCGLIGILLVVTRDGWMALFLAAAVTGDLALLPWFCVIVLPAWLLVSRAPEFRIIPPAASAPPAARPSAD
- a CDS encoding SHOCT domain-containing protein produces the protein MNFWNSFWDIIWWTIWIFAFVAYLWAVIAIISDLFRDHKLNGWWKAVWIIFLIFAPFITALVYLIARGRGMAERAQRDATEARQATDEYIRQTVGTAASPSDEIAKAKGLLDAGTINQQEYDLLKAKALAHSTNSTNVQV
- a CDS encoding DUF2017 family protein, coding for MIVAGRNGTDGVRLVLEAEEAMLLSELADQVDSVLLLGSEDDPALDRLLPNAYPDDLDAAREFARYTRGSLVDGKRQAAQSVRDATSVGEGERLVEIELDQVQAWGWLTFLTDLRLILAERVGIGEEGTPEQDEQRDDYLRAAYEWAGFVQGSMLEVLDPTES
- the clpS gene encoding ATP-dependent Clp protease adapter ClpS, with translation MTDTLERTELDEGLDLGVESVVERAWRTIVWDDPINLMTYVTYVFRSYFGYSREEAERLMLLVHHEGRAVVATGNREAMERHVQAMHGYGLQASLSKVDP
- a CDS encoding methyltransferase, whose translation is MDLTLLRRAPDVEGPGLEASDAADRLILDEAQPILAHSPGGASGVVVIGDTHGALALSVAADLGVTGVRVHQDAVLGERAILANARRLGLAGAISVQPATPELVRDARVVLLRLPRSLDALDELTALIADHAAPDVVVVAGGRLKHMSTAMNDVLRRRFARLDVTHARQKSRVLIARELMAAPAPAPGAPATAGEQVGARVRGWPRRARDAALDLEVVAHGGVFAGATVDIGTRFLLDQLDPALAAGPAAPGPAASGLAASGLAASGLAAPGLAAPGLVEPGLAESGPTAPGLAAPDPAAPVSRTVVDLACGTGIVAVALARRFPDARVVAADQSAAAVASAAQTSAANGLGDRITVVRADGLEFADEASVDLVVLNPPFHAGAAVTTALAERLFADAGRALAPGGRLVAVWNSHLRYRPALERLVGPTRQVARNPKFTVTVSTR
- a CDS encoding heat shock protein transcriptional repressor HspR; translation: MNETSPLFVISVAAELAGMHPQTLRQYDRLGLVSPTRTAGKSRRYSMRDVTQLREIAQLSAEGVSLEGIRRVLELEDEVIGLRRRVGELEAALADEMLNRPGRRVFAAGSAGEIITIKGGTRVRRETAVVVWRPLERE
- a CDS encoding DnaJ C-terminal domain-containing protein codes for the protein MASQDWFDKDFYATLGVGKDASEAEIKKTYRKLARQHHPDSNPGDAASEAKFKEISEAYSVLSDTEQRKEYDAVRAMGSGARFTAPGGPGAGGFDDVFGGMFGGGQPGGGRGYTFQQGGGEYDDLLGNLFGGGRFGQTSGGYRGFGGPTKGRDFTASTTLDFITATKGEQITLQASDGKPITVRIPAGVADGQKIRLRGKGQPSPDGGEAGDLILTVNVRKHPVFERDGLNLRVKVPITFGEATLGATIEVPTLGGDPVKLKVAPGTPSGRVLRVKGRGVETKKGTGDLLAEVQVAVPSHLGKEASEKLEAFLAELPRENPRDDLIARAKA